A DNA window from Helianthus annuus cultivar XRQ/B chromosome 15, HanXRQr2.0-SUNRISE, whole genome shotgun sequence contains the following coding sequences:
- the LOC118487564 gene encoding uncharacterized protein LOC118487564: MIRNVPIILKEWSASIKLEKEDLKAIPVWVKMHDVPLAAFTEDGLSLLASKIGVPMMLDSYTATMCAESWGRSSYARALIEVQARVYLKKSVTVAIPSLEGLSHLMVEVKIEYDWEPLRCSSCCVFGHDDSSCPKNPQVSLIGDTEKKKNDDFQVEGAKKKKPNNQGLHIKNQKPKLVYRPVVKPKPKSSMRDPMVNQVSTSNSFDILNDDDGNQGGTTVGRIEKKEKQSSDRQDSDEEEVVEVYNETSEFMTSGIHPFSSKAGASTSSTKLSNG; this comes from the coding sequence ATGATAAGAAATGTTCCAATAATTTTGAAAGAGTGGTCGGCCTCTATCAAGTTGGAAAAAGAGGATTTAAAAGCTATCccagtttgggtcaagatgcatgatgtgccgttagCGGCATTTACTGAGGATGGGCTCAGTTTACTTGCATCTAAGATTGGGGTGCCTATGATGTTAGATTCGTATACTGCCACAATGTGTGCGGAATCTTGGGGAAGAAGCAGCTATGCTAGAGCTCTTATTGAAGTTCAGGCAAGAGTTTATTTAAAGAAGAGTGTTACTGTTGCAATCCCATCTTTGGAGGGTCTTAGTCATTTAATGGTGGAGGTTAAAATTGAGTATGATTGGGAGCCGTTAAGATGTTCATCTTGTTGTGTCTTCGGTCATGATGATAGCTCGTGTCCTAAGAACCCTCAGGTAAGTTTGATTGGGGATactgagaagaagaaaaatgatGACTTTCAGGTCGAAGGTGCCAAAAAGAAGAAACCTAATAATCAAGGGCTTCATATAAAAAATCAGAAGCCTAAGTTAGTCTACAGGCCAGTTGTCAAACCTAAACCGAAATCATCTATGAGGGACCCGATGGTTAATCAGGTCTCAACATCGAACTCATTTGATATTCTAAACGACGATGACGGCAATCAAGGAGGTACTACTGTGGGGCGAATAGAGAAGAAGGAGAAACAGTCGAGTGACAGGCAGGATTCGGATGAAGAGGAGGTCGttgaagtctacaatgaaactagtgaatttatgacatcgggtattCATCCTTTTTcctcgaaagcaggggcaagcacctcttccacaaaaCTCTCAAATGGATAG
- the LOC110914547 gene encoding uncharacterized protein LOC110914547, protein MKVADVYIHGEWRWPDTWVTRYPSLLDLQHFTSHSADKVVWRSSSGLELDYGTSSVWNDIRTAHDEVPWSDMVWFPQAIPRHSFFMWLLVNKKLKTQDIMARWLSSGNMNFNLMCCSLCTLGPDSHEHLFFECPYSDQVWKGVKDLAGLHNVTNSWGSIYDHLVHFRGSKNAKHVIGRMVVSAAGYFVWQERNARLFSTKKRGANRLIEVILTTVRMKLHTMRFKRTSQVDSILQDWSLPRGLVIEDDDCG, encoded by the coding sequence ATGAAGGTGGCGGATGTTTATATCCATGGGGAGTGGCGTTGGCCGGATACATGGGTTACCCGTTATCCTAGTCTGCTTGATCTTCAACATTTCACTTCTCATTCGGCTGATAAGGTAGTTTGGAGGTCTTCTTCAGGTTTAGAGCTGGACTATGGTACTTCGAGTGTGTGGAACGATATTCGAACCGCTCATGATGAAGTCCCATGGTCGGATATGGTTTGGTTCCCTCAAGCTATTCCGCGTCATTCTTTTTTCATGTGGCTGCTAGTTAACAAGAAATTAAAGACGCAAGATATCATGGCTAGGTGGTTATCTTCGGGAAATATGAATTTCAACTTGATGTGCTGTTCGCTGTGTACGTTGGGGCCGGATTCTCACGAGCACTTATTTTTTGAATGCCCGTATAGCGATCAGGTATGGAAGGGTGTAAAGGATTTAGCGGGGTTACATAATGTAACTAATTCTTGGGGAAGCATATACGATCATTTGGTGCATTTCCGGGGTTCGAAGAACGCGAAGCATGTGATTGGCAGGATGGTAGTGAGTGCAGCAGGCTACTTTGTTTGGCAGGAAAGAAATGCTCGTTTGTTTTCTACAAAGAAGAGAGGAGCAAATCGGCTTATCGAAGTTATTTTGACTACCGTAAGGATGAAACTTCACACCATGCGTTTCAAAAGAACGAGTCAAGTGGATAGCATCTTACAGGATTGGAGTCTCCCGCGTGGCCTGGTGATTGAAGACGATGATTGCGGCTAG